The following proteins come from a genomic window of Flavobacterium crocinum:
- a CDS encoding restriction endonuclease: MKNLDYNKSDLPLSEVRNYLVRNYENRFDVNPRLFEKLVADVYKDFGYDTICSGYTNDGGIDVVLRNNNSTIGVQVKRSKNKIKLEQIRSLLGALIINGHKNGMFVCSSDFQKGTYAIAERFSIELINGNRFYGQLKEAQIIRNKLSDIDVTAIRNLYYDDCYPMNSL, translated from the coding sequence TTGAAAAACTTAGATTACAATAAATCAGATTTGCCCTTGTCGGAAGTGAGAAATTATTTAGTGAGAAATTATGAAAATAGATTTGATGTAAATCCAAGACTTTTTGAAAAGCTGGTTGCGGATGTTTATAAGGACTTTGGTTATGATACGATTTGTTCTGGATACACAAATGATGGCGGGATTGATGTTGTTCTAAGAAATAATAATTCAACTATAGGTGTTCAAGTTAAAAGATCAAAGAATAAAATTAAGTTAGAACAAATACGATCTTTATTAGGAGCATTAATAATAAATGGGCATAAGAACGGAATGTTTGTATGTTCTTCTGATTTTCAGAAAGGTACTTATGCTATAGCGGAACGATTTTCAATAGAACTTATAAATGGGAATAGATTTTACGGTCAGTTAAAAGAGGCTCAAATAATCAGAAATAAATTGTCTGATATTGATGTAACTGCTATTCGAAATTTATATTACGATGATTGTTATCCTATGAATAGTTTATAG
- a CDS encoding Fic family protein — translation MSQYPLPLLPLQHEVESKAVLKKLALAHKALAELNGVAETIPNEVIILNTLSLQEAKDSSAIENIITTHDELFSSDNIAQQFASSAAKEVYNYASALKEGFIVVRQKQIITCNHIIEIQSVLEETKSGFRKLPGTALKNGETGETVYTPPQNHDEIVNLMSNLETFINDDTLTDIDALVKMAIIHHQFESIHPFYDGNGRTGRIINILYLVKENLLHLPILYLSRYINQNKGNYYHLLQETRITHNWEPWILFMLEAIEQTSIQTTGIIRGIKILMMDYKQKIRTNLPKMYSQDLINNLFKHPYTKIDFLVQDLDITRQTASKYLDQLIDIQLVTLHKIGKENFYINTALYDFLHNAPQQFKFK, via the coding sequence ATGAGCCAATATCCTCTTCCGTTATTGCCTTTACAACATGAAGTAGAAAGTAAAGCAGTACTTAAAAAACTAGCATTGGCTCACAAGGCACTAGCTGAACTCAATGGTGTTGCTGAAACTATCCCAAATGAGGTTATTATCTTAAACACACTTTCTCTACAAGAAGCAAAAGACAGTTCGGCAATTGAAAATATCATTACAACACATGATGAACTATTTAGCAGTGATAATATAGCACAGCAATTTGCTAGTTCAGCTGCCAAAGAGGTTTATAATTATGCTTCTGCTTTAAAAGAAGGGTTTATAGTTGTTCGTCAAAAACAAATTATTACTTGCAATCATATTATAGAAATTCAAAGTGTACTTGAAGAAACTAAATCTGGTTTTAGAAAACTTCCTGGTACAGCACTTAAAAATGGCGAAACTGGAGAAACTGTTTATACTCCACCGCAAAACCATGATGAGATTGTTAATTTGATGAGTAATCTGGAAACATTCATAAATGATGATACTTTGACCGATATTGACGCACTTGTAAAAATGGCAATTATTCATCATCAGTTCGAAAGCATTCATCCATTTTATGATGGAAATGGGAGAACTGGAAGAATAATTAATATTTTATATCTTGTGAAAGAAAATTTACTCCACTTACCTATTCTTTATTTAAGCAGATATATAAATCAAAACAAAGGAAATTATTATCACTTATTACAAGAAACCAGAATAACGCACAATTGGGAACCATGGATTTTATTTATGCTTGAAGCAATAGAACAAACCTCAATTCAAACGACTGGTATTATCAGAGGAATTAAAATCTTGATGATGGATTACAAACAAAAAATCCGAACAAATTTGCCAAAAATGTATTCTCAAGATTTAATAAATAATTTATTTAAACATCCGTACACCAAGATTGATTTTCTAGTTCAGGATTTGGATATTACCAGACAAACAGCATCAAAATACTTAGATCAACTTATAGATATTCAGTTAGTAACATTACATAAAATAGGAAAAGAAAACTTTTACATTAATACAGCATTATACGACTTTTTACACAATGCACCTCAACAGTTTAAATTTAAATAA
- a CDS encoding START-like domain-containing protein: MESKIRYEIEFPINSSPQLLYQYISTPSGLQEWFADNVNSRGEFFTFIWNDSQEKARLASKKSGEKVKFKWVDESSKDTDYFFELHILVDELTKDVSLMVVDFAEKEELGEAKQLWENQISDLKHLIGSV, encoded by the coding sequence ATGGAGTCAAAAATACGTTACGAAATAGAGTTTCCGATCAATTCTTCGCCGCAATTATTGTATCAATATATATCAACTCCGTCAGGTTTACAAGAATGGTTTGCTGACAATGTTAATTCAAGAGGAGAGTTTTTTACATTTATCTGGAATGATTCACAGGAAAAAGCCCGTCTGGCATCTAAAAAATCTGGTGAAAAAGTAAAATTTAAATGGGTTGACGAAAGCAGTAAAGACACTGATTACTTTTTTGAACTTCATATTTTAGTTGATGAATTAACTAAAGATGTATCATTAATGGTAGTTGATTTTGCAGAAAAAGAAGAATTAGGAGAAGCTAAACAATTGTGGGAGAATCAAATCTCAGACTTGAAACATCTTATAGGATCTGTTTAG
- a CDS encoding RNA polymerase sigma factor: MDNKKFILSLKKGNEEAFKKVYFDYYDKLINIARRFNLTVLTPDDFVQESLLRLYNKRELLNEDVLFDKQLYTICKNIIINHVNRENKIVQLDPLHVDILDEETDSGIFEERKEKLQNFIDQLPEQQQKIFTLHKLENLSYKEIAEMTDLSEKTIANHIYLASKFIRKKIENH, encoded by the coding sequence ATGGACAATAAAAAGTTTATTTTAAGTTTGAAAAAAGGGAATGAGGAAGCCTTCAAAAAGGTTTACTTCGACTACTATGATAAACTGATAAATATTGCCAGACGATTTAATCTTACGGTACTTACACCAGATGACTTTGTTCAGGAAAGTCTTTTACGATTGTACAACAAAAGAGAATTACTCAACGAAGATGTTTTGTTTGACAAGCAATTATATACCATTTGCAAAAACATTATCATCAATCATGTTAATAGAGAAAACAAAATAGTACAACTTGATCCTTTGCACGTTGATATCTTAGATGAAGAAACCGATTCAGGTATTTTTGAAGAAAGAAAAGAAAAACTACAAAATTTTATCGATCAGCTTCCTGAACAGCAGCAAAAAATATTTACTTTACACAAACTGGAAAACCTTAGCTATAAGGAGATTGCAGAAATGACGGATCTTTCTGAAAAGACCATCGCCAATCATATTTACCTCGCCAGTAAATTTATTCGAAAAAAAATCGAAAACCATTAG
- a CDS encoding FecR family protein, with translation MEKENFDDEFDKLWNETPASHSDEIKKASWDEFHSKTFAEKKRKSQPWRYLAAASVFIFVLIGTGIYFNNQPLEENTIASTENVIENTTSKIKYVVLPDSSKVELSPNSKISYGNNFALNRKIQIDGEAYFKVKKDKQHPFQVFCNETTTTVLGTSFIVKESENEQITVELFEGSVQMNVKGQDQKWILKPGEKFTYGNQTASVTEFSRFIDFENEKLTNLNHYIEENYGYKVIIPSEYLNQKITIRINKKEDLKTIVQLISEMYNLNFEINEDLKQITFR, from the coding sequence ATGGAAAAGGAAAATTTTGATGATGAGTTTGATAAATTATGGAACGAAACCCCAGCTTCACATTCAGATGAAATAAAAAAAGCTTCGTGGGACGAATTTCATTCTAAGACTTTCGCCGAAAAGAAACGCAAATCGCAGCCGTGGCGTTATCTCGCTGCAGCATCTGTATTTATTTTTGTTTTGATTGGAACTGGAATCTATTTCAACAATCAGCCTTTGGAAGAAAACACAATTGCATCAACTGAAAATGTCATTGAAAATACTACATCAAAAATTAAATATGTAGTGCTGCCAGACAGTTCAAAAGTAGAATTGAGTCCGAACTCTAAAATTTCTTACGGCAACAATTTTGCTTTAAACAGAAAAATTCAAATTGATGGTGAAGCTTATTTTAAAGTAAAAAAAGACAAACAGCATCCATTTCAGGTTTTCTGTAATGAAACTACCACTACAGTTTTGGGAACATCTTTTATTGTAAAAGAATCCGAAAATGAACAAATAACGGTTGAACTTTTTGAAGGAAGTGTTCAAATGAATGTAAAAGGTCAGGATCAAAAATGGATTTTAAAACCAGGCGAGAAATTCACGTATGGAAATCAAACTGCATCGGTAACCGAATTTAGCCGCTTTATAGATTTTGAAAATGAAAAACTAACGAACCTCAATCATTATATTGAGGAGAACTATGGTTATAAAGTGATAATTCCAAGTGAATATCTGAATCAGAAAATCACAATCCGAATCAATAAAAAAGAAGATTTAAAAACAATTGTACAATTAATATCAGAAATGTATAACCTAAACTTTGAAATAAATGAAGATTTAAAGCAGATTACTTTTCGGTAG
- a CDS encoding type 1 glutamine amidotransferase — MNIHIIQHETYEAPGAYLNWATERNYNVSFSKVYQNDKLPDDIDFIDLLIVMGGPQSPNTTLEEFPHFDALAEIALIQKCITAKKAVVGVCLGSQLIGEAYGSKFNHSPEKEIGVFPISLTEEGIKDEKINHFGSVLNVGHWHNDMPGLTKESKVLAVSEGCPVQIVSYSNLVYGFQCHMELTTEVVALLIESETDLLAKSKQYQFVQNPETILAYDYSEMNTKLFQFLDKLIEAYKN; from the coding sequence ATGAATATACATATTATACAACACGAAACATACGAAGCTCCTGGCGCTTATTTGAATTGGGCAACAGAACGAAACTATAATGTATCTTTTTCTAAAGTATATCAAAATGATAAACTGCCGGATGATATCGATTTTATAGACTTGCTTATTGTTATGGGCGGTCCGCAAAGTCCAAATACCACTCTTGAAGAATTTCCTCATTTTGATGCATTGGCTGAAATTGCTTTAATCCAAAAATGTATTACTGCTAAAAAAGCTGTTGTAGGAGTTTGTCTGGGTTCACAATTAATTGGAGAAGCTTATGGCTCAAAATTCAATCATAGTCCTGAAAAAGAAATTGGAGTCTTCCCTATTTCTTTGACCGAAGAGGGAATAAAAGATGAAAAAATCAATCATTTTGGTTCCGTTTTAAACGTGGGACATTGGCATAATGATATGCCGGGTTTAACAAAAGAAAGTAAGGTTCTGGCTGTAAGCGAAGGCTGTCCTGTTCAGATTGTTTCGTATTCGAATCTTGTTTATGGTTTTCAGTGCCACATGGAATTGACAACAGAAGTAGTTGCCCTTTTAATTGAAAGTGAAACTGATTTATTAGCTAAAAGTAAGCAATATCAATTTGTTCAAAATCCTGAAACGATTTTAGCTTACGATTACAGTGAAATGAACACGAAGCTTTTTCAATTCCTTGACAAACTTATAGAAGCTTATAAAAATTAG
- a CDS encoding YqgE/AlgH family protein, translating into MISEKLKKGHLLIAEPSIIGDLSFNRSVILLADHNKEGSIGFIINKPLKYTISDLIPEIDANFKIYNGGPVEQDNLYFIHNIPELIPNSVEISNGIYWGGDFESTKDLINSGAISKNNIRFFLGYTGWDENQLENEMQGNSWIIADNNYKNKIIGKSTTHFWKEQIIELGGDYLIWSNAPENPYLN; encoded by the coding sequence ATGATTTCAGAAAAATTAAAAAAAGGACACCTGCTTATTGCCGAGCCTTCAATAATTGGAGATTTATCTTTTAACAGATCGGTAATTTTATTAGCAGACCATAACAAAGAAGGATCAATAGGTTTTATAATCAATAAGCCATTAAAATATACTATTAGTGACTTAATACCGGAAATTGATGCCAACTTTAAGATATACAACGGAGGACCTGTAGAACAAGACAACCTTTATTTCATTCACAATATTCCTGAATTAATCCCAAATAGTGTTGAGATTTCGAACGGAATTTATTGGGGAGGTGATTTTGAATCTACCAAAGACCTTATAAACAGCGGTGCTATTAGCAAAAACAACATTCGCTTTTTCTTAGGGTATACTGGTTGGGACGAAAATCAGTTGGAAAATGAAATGCAGGGAAACTCCTGGATTATTGCTGATAATAATTATAAGAACAAAATTATCGGAAAATCCACTACGCACTTTTGGAAAGAGCAGATTATTGAGCTTGGCGGTGATTATCTTATTTGGTCTAATGCACCTGAAAATCCATATCTGAATTAA
- a CDS encoding aminotransferase-like domain-containing protein — translation MKNNQTLYLKIAKIIEDQIHKETLVLGDKLPSVRSAQKLYNVSLNTIKQAYLELESRSLIESRPKMGYYVSKSALRTTTLPTIASIDNHENKDTPEELIHKVYGTIDKSDITQFALGLPGKNFLPIAKLNKGIINAVRNRGDAGTPYEPVQGSENLRRAIAKWALVMEGKITEDDLVITSGAMHAMYNALMAVTSPGDSVAVESPAYFGILQAIKALGLKAVEIPTHPLHGLDLDALKKVLPEIKACCFITNFNNPMGFQMPDENKRELVKLITQYNVPLIEDDIYGNLYFGSERPKPCKFYDEAGLVLWIGSVSKTLAPGYRVGWIAPGKFKDKIIRQKLVQTVCNSSLFSDVISDFLEHGRYDHHLRTFRNKLYTNYLQINRAVETYFPDNTKIAQPKGGFMLWLELDERISTTALHTTALSQKINFAPGRIFSQYNQYNNCMRLTYALEWNERVESDLGKLGRIIKNSI, via the coding sequence ATGAAGAACAATCAAACATTATATTTAAAAATTGCCAAAATAATTGAAGACCAGATTCACAAGGAAACTTTGGTACTTGGCGACAAACTGCCTTCTGTTCGAAGTGCGCAGAAATTGTATAATGTTAGCTTAAACACCATAAAACAAGCTTACCTGGAACTGGAAAGCCGTTCGCTTATAGAATCACGTCCAAAAATGGGCTATTATGTGAGTAAGAGCGCGCTGCGCACAACTACACTTCCAACCATTGCGAGTATAGACAATCACGAAAACAAAGATACGCCTGAAGAACTTATTCATAAAGTTTACGGCACCATCGATAAATCTGACATTACCCAGTTTGCACTTGGATTGCCGGGAAAGAATTTCCTTCCGATTGCCAAACTCAACAAAGGAATTATAAATGCCGTCCGCAATAGAGGCGATGCAGGCACTCCTTATGAACCGGTTCAGGGATCAGAAAATCTTCGGCGGGCGATTGCAAAATGGGCACTTGTAATGGAAGGAAAAATTACAGAAGATGATCTGGTTATTACTTCAGGAGCCATGCATGCCATGTACAATGCTTTAATGGCTGTAACTTCTCCGGGAGATAGTGTTGCTGTAGAAAGTCCTGCCTATTTTGGAATACTTCAGGCAATTAAAGCTTTAGGTTTAAAAGCAGTTGAAATTCCAACGCATCCTTTACACGGATTAGATCTTGATGCTTTAAAAAAAGTGCTTCCGGAAATTAAAGCCTGTTGTTTTATTACCAATTTCAATAATCCGATGGGATTTCAAATGCCCGACGAAAACAAACGTGAATTGGTAAAACTGATAACACAGTATAATGTTCCATTGATCGAAGATGATATCTACGGCAATTTGTACTTTGGTTCAGAACGTCCGAAGCCTTGTAAATTTTATGATGAAGCAGGCTTGGTTTTGTGGATCGGCTCTGTTTCTAAAACGCTTGCACCGGGATATCGAGTTGGATGGATTGCCCCTGGAAAATTTAAAGATAAAATCATTCGCCAAAAACTGGTGCAAACCGTTTGCAATTCTTCTTTGTTTTCGGATGTTATTAGCGACTTTCTGGAACACGGACGTTACGATCATCATCTTAGGACATTCAGGAATAAACTCTACACCAATTATCTTCAGATCAATCGTGCAGTAGAAACTTATTTTCCTGACAACACTAAAATTGCACAGCCAAAAGGTGGTTTTATGCTTTGGCTTGAACTGGACGAAAGAATATCAACAACAGCATTACACACTACAGCCCTGTCTCAAAAAATCAATTTTGCGCCTGGAAGAATTTTTTCGCAATACAATCAATACAATAATTGCATGCGACTTACTTATGCTCTGGAATGGAATGAGCGCGTAGAATCGGATTTGGGAAAATTAGGCAGAATAATAAAAAACAGTATTTAA
- a CDS encoding GNAT family N-acetyltransferase produces MKNSDQIEIVTYNPKYKKSFKDLNIEWISNYFEVEPNDIKALDHAEEYIIAKGGEIFSAVLNDDVLGVCALVKNNTEDYDYELAKMAVSPKAQGKGVGLLLAQSAIEWASEKGASKIYLESNTKLQPAIKLYEKLGFKEIKGISSSYNRVDIQMMLILNS; encoded by the coding sequence ATGAAAAATAGCGATCAAATCGAAATCGTAACCTATAATCCGAAGTACAAAAAAAGTTTTAAAGACTTAAATATAGAATGGATTTCAAATTATTTTGAGGTCGAGCCAAATGATATCAAAGCGCTGGATCATGCCGAAGAGTATATTATAGCAAAAGGAGGCGAAATTTTTTCGGCTGTTTTAAATGATGATGTTCTGGGCGTTTGTGCTTTAGTCAAAAATAATACTGAAGATTACGATTACGAATTAGCCAAAATGGCTGTAAGTCCAAAAGCACAAGGAAAAGGCGTTGGATTGTTATTGGCACAATCTGCAATAGAATGGGCTTCTGAAAAAGGTGCTTCCAAAATATATCTGGAAAGCAATACCAAACTTCAGCCCGCTATTAAATTATATGAAAAATTAGGTTTTAAAGAAATCAAAGGCATCTCATCAAGTTACAACAGAGTTGACATTCAAATGATGCTTATTCTTAATTCTTAA
- a CDS encoding aminotransferase class IV: MINFNGNIAQEDNILTLNRAFLYGDGIFETVKIVNGKILFLEDHYFRLMASMRVVRMMIPMDFTMEYFEEQILNLVNQLNISASARARITVFRKDGGLYLPKTNDISFLINAISLGNKGYSINTNEYEVDLYKDFYVTKQLLSSLKTTNKMINITGSIFAEENGLANCILLNDSKNVVEALQGNIFMVSGNKLITPPVSEGALNGIMRKQILALAKKVEGIEVSEEIISPFDLQKADELFLTNVITGIQPITKYRKKEFKVNLAHLLVQKLNESISEN; this comes from the coding sequence ATGATTAATTTTAACGGAAACATAGCGCAGGAAGACAATATACTAACGCTAAACCGCGCTTTTTTGTATGGTGACGGAATATTTGAAACAGTAAAAATTGTCAACGGAAAAATCTTGTTTCTCGAGGATCATTATTTTAGACTGATGGCTTCAATGCGTGTCGTTAGAATGATGATTCCTATGGATTTTACCATGGAATATTTTGAAGAACAAATTCTTAATTTGGTTAACCAATTAAATATTTCCGCTTCAGCAAGAGCCAGAATCACTGTTTTTAGAAAAGATGGTGGTTTGTATCTTCCTAAAACAAATGATATTTCTTTTTTAATAAACGCCATTTCTCTTGGAAATAAAGGATATAGTATAAATACAAATGAATACGAAGTAGATTTGTATAAAGACTTCTATGTTACAAAACAATTATTATCGTCGCTTAAAACGACTAATAAAATGATTAATATAACAGGAAGCATTTTTGCAGAGGAAAACGGCCTTGCGAATTGTATTTTACTGAATGACAGCAAAAACGTAGTTGAAGCACTTCAGGGAAATATCTTTATGGTTTCAGGAAATAAACTGATTACACCGCCGGTTTCAGAAGGAGCTTTAAACGGAATAATGCGCAAACAAATTTTAGCTCTAGCTAAGAAAGTAGAAGGCATAGAGGTTTCAGAAGAAATAATTTCGCCGTTTGATCTTCAGAAAGCAGACGAATTATTTCTGACAAATGTAATCACAGGGATACAGCCGATAACTAAATATCGAAAAAAGGAGTTTAAAGTAAATCTGGCTCATTTATTAGTGCAGAAACTAAATGAATCCATTTCTGAAAATTAA